The following proteins are encoded in a genomic region of Natrinema sp. DC36:
- a CDS encoding MaoC family dehydratase N-terminal domain-containing protein, translating to MPNRPIEELEAMVGDTTVTAEEFRIEPGKVEEFARAITSEDPVFRDEAVAAERGHDRVPAPLTYTQVARFPRYTPDDVDGKGFDLAFQPEYVIHGEQAHEYERPIYVGDVLEGTTTLADVFQREGGRAGTMTFAVLETEYRTPDGELVLTDRSTAIETEGAIDDGDESAADADDTASDGDPTEADGGTAETGSAPDPAVGEFDRVRTVADLEPGDTGPTVVVEDLERQQFVKYAGASGDFNPIHYDEPFATGAGNESVFGQGMFTAGITSRVVANWFDLRDVSSFGVRFQSRVFPGDTVVATGEVAEVNPNAGTIETELEARTVAGETLLTGTATADLE from the coding sequence ATGCCGAATAGGCCCATCGAGGAACTCGAGGCGATGGTCGGCGACACCACGGTCACGGCCGAGGAGTTCCGTATCGAACCCGGCAAGGTCGAGGAGTTCGCGCGGGCGATCACGTCCGAGGATCCCGTCTTCCGCGACGAGGCCGTCGCCGCCGAACGGGGCCACGACCGCGTCCCAGCGCCCCTAACCTACACGCAGGTCGCCCGGTTCCCGCGATACACCCCGGACGACGTCGACGGGAAGGGCTTCGACCTCGCCTTCCAGCCGGAGTACGTCATCCACGGCGAACAGGCCCACGAGTACGAACGCCCCATCTACGTCGGCGACGTCCTCGAGGGGACGACCACCCTCGCGGACGTCTTCCAGCGCGAGGGCGGCCGCGCGGGGACGATGACCTTCGCCGTCCTCGAGACCGAGTACCGGACGCCGGACGGCGAACTCGTCCTGACCGACCGCTCGACGGCGATCGAAACCGAGGGAGCGATCGACGACGGCGACGAGAGCGCGGCCGACGCGGACGACACCGCGAGCGACGGCGACCCGACCGAAGCCGACGGTGGCACCGCGGAAACCGGGTCGGCTCCCGACCCGGCCGTTGGCGAGTTCGATCGCGTCCGTACCGTCGCCGACCTCGAGCCCGGCGATACCGGCCCGACGGTCGTCGTCGAAGACCTCGAGCGGCAGCAGTTCGTCAAGTACGCCGGTGCAAGCGGCGACTTCAACCCGATTCACTACGACGAGCCGTTCGCCACGGGTGCGGGCAACGAGAGCGTCTTCGGGCAGGGGATGTTCACCGCCGGGATCACCTCCCGTGTCGTCGCGAACTGGTTCGACCTCCGGGACGTCTCGAGCTTCGGGGTTCGGTTCCAGTCGCGGGTCTTCCCCGGCGACACCGTCGTCGCGACCGGCGAGGTGGCCGAGGTCAACCCCAACGCGGGCACGATCGAGACCGAACTCGAGGCGCGGACGGTGGCGGGTGAAACGCTGCTGACCGGAACCGCGACGGCCGATCTCGAGTAG
- a CDS encoding MFS transporter, translating to MSEDPTYSTAEIRTIALAVIAGVFFGGVATGVAFPTLPLLDEKLVISAIMLSLILSANRIARLFMNTPAGTIIDQVGARKPMIFGLFTQALAPFGYVVGLHTPPTDLGTLPILGDVSLPGVVFVLSRLFWGIGSAFVFIGAFATITYVTTANNRGRWVGYMRGGQSLGFPTGLVLGGLLTDLASMQTAFLTAGVLALLAGIIATLVLPDVHAGAEGRAAKLREVPSLLVSNPTVLLIGYGNFTVRFLWGGIILSTLARYASDYGLELSALGAAGISGMVMGLGVVTSGSLTVVTGWASDLVSDRTLLTVPAFLSMGAGFLIIAYVPTIEALLGAIVLVGGGMGAAAPAMLAIMGDLTPGDELGRMGGAYQVMGDIGLSLGPLIAIPAVDSWFGYQTTYVLCAALVLSCLTIVSLPLLRNPEVTRAGVKAD from the coding sequence ATGTCTGAGGATCCAACCTACTCGACGGCGGAGATCAGGACGATCGCGCTCGCGGTTATCGCCGGCGTCTTCTTCGGTGGCGTCGCGACCGGCGTCGCCTTCCCCACGCTCCCGCTGCTCGACGAGAAGCTCGTTATCTCCGCGATCATGCTGAGCCTGATCCTCTCGGCCAATCGGATCGCCCGACTGTTCATGAACACGCCGGCCGGGACGATCATCGACCAGGTCGGCGCGCGGAAACCGATGATCTTCGGGCTGTTCACGCAAGCGCTGGCTCCCTTCGGCTACGTCGTCGGTCTTCACACGCCCCCGACCGATCTCGGAACGCTGCCGATACTCGGCGACGTGTCGCTTCCGGGCGTCGTCTTCGTCCTCTCGCGGCTGTTCTGGGGGATCGGCAGCGCGTTCGTCTTCATCGGCGCGTTCGCCACGATCACGTACGTCACGACGGCTAACAACCGCGGTCGCTGGGTCGGCTACATGCGCGGCGGCCAGTCGCTGGGGTTCCCGACCGGGCTCGTCCTCGGCGGCCTCCTGACCGATCTCGCGAGCATGCAGACGGCGTTTCTCACCGCTGGCGTGCTCGCGCTGCTGGCCGGGATCATCGCGACGCTCGTGTTGCCGGACGTTCACGCCGGTGCGGAGGGCCGGGCGGCGAAACTCCGCGAAGTCCCGTCGTTGCTCGTCAGTAATCCGACCGTCCTCCTGATCGGCTACGGCAACTTCACCGTCCGCTTCCTCTGGGGCGGTATTATCCTCTCGACGCTCGCCCGCTACGCGAGCGACTACGGCCTCGAGCTGTCCGCCCTCGGCGCTGCCGGGATCAGCGGGATGGTGATGGGACTGGGCGTCGTGACGTCGGGATCGCTGACGGTCGTCACCGGCTGGGCGTCGGATCTGGTCAGCGACCGGACGCTACTGACGGTCCCCGCGTTCCTGTCGATGGGCGCGGGATTCCTGATCATCGCCTACGTCCCGACGATCGAGGCGCTACTCGGGGCGATCGTCCTCGTCGGCGGCGGCATGGGCGCGGCCGCGCCCGCCATGCTCGCGATCATGGGCGATCTCACGCCCGGCGACGAACTCGGCCGGATGGGCGGTGCCTATCAGGTGATGGGCGATATCGGACTCAGCCTGGGGCCGTTGATCGCGATCCCGGCCGTCGATAGCTGGTTCGGCTACCAGACGACCTACGTGCTCTGTGCCGCGCTCGTGTTGAGTTGCCTGACGATCGTTTCGCTCCCGCTGTTGCGAAACCCGGAGGTCACGCGAGCGGGAGTGAAAGCGGACTAG
- a CDS encoding class I adenylate-forming enzyme family protein — MELDIVSAETLLESPYDGNVANLLERAVVEQPDTIAIEHAGETVTYREFGDRVARFADGLRELGLEAGDRVGLYMPNGIPFCTVVWACCRAGVVASPLNPEYRRREIEYQLEHADADAVLIEGDADDYVRDAVADLETEIVSATAADDHPSLPDLGDDADAAGDAPVADREDDDVLLQPYTSGTTGQPKGVLLTHRNFRVQIAQSVSSYSAGPIEGDGIIVLPMYHITGLLGMMASLCAGRTLHLLRPDQWDPELVLRKLDEHDIPSFVGVAAMFVDLLEAHDPDEYDLSTLIKAGQGGDKLPKPTQEQFEAAFDVPLTEGYGLTETTATSHTIRWSSLGNRPGSVGQPVGHTRSKVVDEDGNELGPGEEGEILIAGSQVMKGYYENPEANEEAFTEDGYFRTGDIGMRDEDNYYYIKGREKEMILTAGYNVYPREVENLLYEHPDIHEAAVFGVPDERRGETVAAAVRPTENAALTADDVEEYVLGELAPYKHPRIVEIRRDLPKTGSGKIRKTTLREEFVADRGLEP, encoded by the coding sequence ATGGAGCTCGATATCGTCTCCGCGGAGACGCTTTTGGAGTCGCCCTACGACGGGAACGTCGCGAACTTGCTCGAGCGAGCGGTGGTGGAACAGCCCGACACGATCGCGATCGAACACGCCGGCGAGACGGTCACCTACCGCGAGTTCGGCGACCGGGTCGCGCGCTTCGCCGACGGGCTTCGGGAACTCGGTCTCGAGGCCGGCGATCGGGTCGGTCTCTACATGCCCAACGGAATCCCCTTCTGTACGGTCGTCTGGGCCTGCTGTCGCGCCGGCGTCGTCGCGAGTCCGCTGAACCCCGAGTATCGCCGTCGCGAGATCGAGTACCAGCTCGAGCACGCCGACGCCGACGCCGTTCTGATCGAGGGCGACGCGGACGACTACGTCCGCGATGCCGTCGCGGACCTCGAGACGGAGATCGTCAGCGCGACGGCCGCGGATGACCACCCCTCGCTGCCGGACCTGGGCGACGACGCCGACGCTGCCGGGGACGCTCCCGTCGCCGATCGCGAGGACGATGACGTCCTCCTTCAGCCCTACACGTCGGGAACGACGGGCCAACCCAAGGGCGTCCTGCTGACCCACCGCAACTTCCGGGTCCAGATCGCACAGAGCGTCTCGAGTTACAGCGCCGGGCCGATCGAGGGCGACGGGATCATCGTCCTGCCGATGTACCACATCACCGGGCTGCTCGGGATGATGGCCTCGCTGTGTGCCGGCCGGACGCTGCACCTGCTCCGGCCCGACCAGTGGGATCCCGAACTGGTGCTCCGAAAACTCGACGAACACGACATCCCGTCCTTCGTCGGCGTCGCCGCCATGTTCGTCGATCTGCTCGAGGCCCACGATCCCGACGAGTACGACCTGTCGACGCTGATCAAGGCGGGTCAGGGCGGAGACAAGCTTCCGAAACCGACGCAGGAGCAGTTCGAGGCGGCGTTCGATGTCCCGCTCACGGAGGGGTACGGCCTCACGGAGACCACCGCGACGAGCCACACGATCCGGTGGTCGTCGCTCGGCAACAGACCCGGAAGCGTCGGCCAGCCGGTCGGCCACACGCGCTCGAAGGTCGTCGACGAGGACGGGAACGAGCTCGGCCCCGGCGAGGAGGGCGAAATCCTCATCGCCGGATCGCAGGTGATGAAGGGCTATTACGAGAACCCCGAGGCGAACGAGGAGGCCTTCACCGAGGACGGCTACTTCCGCACCGGCGACATCGGCATGCGCGACGAGGACAACTACTACTACATCAAGGGTCGCGAGAAGGAGATGATCCTGACCGCGGGTTACAACGTCTACCCGCGCGAGGTCGAGAACCTGCTCTACGAGCACCCCGATATCCACGAGGCCGCGGTGTTCGGCGTTCCCGACGAGCGACGCGGCGAGACCGTCGCCGCCGCGGTCAGGCCGACGGAGAACGCGGCGCTGACCGCGGACGACGTCGAGGAGTACGTCCTCGGCGAACTCGCACCCTACAAACACCCGCGCATCGTCGAGATTCGCCGCGACCTCCCCAAGACGGGCAGCGGGAAGATCCGCAAGACGACCCTGCGCGAGGAGTTCGTCGCGGACCGCGGACTCGAACCGTGA
- a CDS encoding SDR family NAD(P)-dependent oxidoreductase → MTVDQFSVDGQTAIVTGSSSGIGKTIVERFADDGANVVVTSREMENVEPVADAINESERPGEAIAIECDVTDRDAVQDLIDETVDEFGGLDILINNAGASFQAPLSEISENGWKTIVDINLHGTFHCSQLAVEYMRDNGGGRIVNFASVAGTRGSKTMSHYGAAKAGVVNFTTSAAADWAEDDVWVNCIAPGLVATEGVRTQMGVEDDAAEIARTTPDRTIGKPEEVADLAQFLASPAASYMVGETIEIKGIPRLGE, encoded by the coding sequence ATGACGGTCGACCAATTCAGCGTCGACGGGCAGACGGCGATCGTCACCGGCTCCTCGAGCGGTATCGGAAAAACGATCGTCGAGCGCTTCGCGGACGACGGCGCGAACGTCGTCGTCACGTCGCGGGAGATGGAGAACGTCGAGCCGGTCGCGGACGCGATCAACGAGAGCGAGCGGCCGGGCGAGGCGATCGCGATCGAGTGCGACGTGACGGATCGCGACGCGGTCCAGGATTTGATCGACGAGACCGTCGACGAGTTCGGCGGCCTCGACATCCTGATCAACAACGCGGGGGCGAGCTTCCAGGCTCCGCTCTCGGAGATCAGCGAGAACGGCTGGAAGACCATCGTCGACATCAATCTCCACGGTACCTTCCACTGCTCGCAGCTCGCCGTCGAGTACATGCGCGACAACGGCGGCGGCCGAATCGTCAACTTCGCCAGCGTCGCGGGTACCCGGGGCTCGAAGACGATGAGCCACTACGGCGCAGCCAAGGCCGGCGTCGTCAACTTCACCACCTCCGCGGCGGCCGACTGGGCCGAGGACGACGTCTGGGTCAACTGTATCGCTCCCGGGCTGGTCGCCACCGAGGGCGTCCGCACTCAGATGGGCGTCGAGGACGACGCCGCGGAGATCGCCCGCACCACTCCCGATCGGACGATCGGCAAACCCGAGGAGGTCGCCGACCTCGCGCAGTTCCTCGCCAGCCCCGCCGCCTCCTACATGGTCGGCGAGACGATCGAGATCAAGGGGATTCCCCGCCTCGGCGAGTAG
- a CDS encoding molybdopterin-dependent oxidoreductase has product MIRSRTGEVAARARPWLPAVAVALAAGLGAVGGSYLSVGRRPAFVVGPFDRLVLLLSPDALVTFAITQLGTLGHQLAFLTATAVTCAVFGLAALPGAAFLLGRGPAHGALSRGGSALLGVILGTVPPAVVAYGLTRSQPSTLGVAAGAGFVLLATAGTSALLAGDGRSLGSPARRRVLGAVGSAIGVSGLAFFVRGTGEESFPSPLEIPEDARPEVRELLTRAKEQSFGVEGLEPLVSTNFYQVDIGNVDPDVDRREWSLSITGAVEEEREYDFADIEAMPLEDRFVTLRCVGDQLNGRQLDTALWSGVPVRSLLEAAGPEGNYVVLRGADSYYNEFPIEALWPGLLAYRMNGRPLPRAHGAPLRALVPGHWGEINVKWLTEIEVRTEETMGYWEHRGWHGTGPVHTVAKLWQVNHLGSGRIEVAGHAYAGTRGISAVEVSTDGGDTWVEAELSDPLPGDDVWRQWRYEYGAAGRHEVIVRARDGNGSLQIPDEDGPKPDGATGWVSETVRPG; this is encoded by the coding sequence ATGATAAGGTCTCGCACGGGGGAGGTAGCCGCCCGGGCGCGCCCGTGGCTCCCCGCAGTCGCCGTGGCGCTCGCCGCGGGGCTGGGCGCCGTCGGGGGTTCGTACCTATCCGTCGGCCGACGGCCGGCATTCGTCGTGGGGCCGTTCGATCGACTCGTGTTGCTACTCAGCCCCGACGCGCTCGTGACCTTTGCGATCACCCAACTCGGGACGCTCGGTCACCAACTGGCCTTCCTGACGGCCACCGCAGTGACCTGCGCGGTCTTCGGGCTGGCTGCCCTGCCCGGCGCGGCGTTCCTGCTGGGTCGCGGCCCGGCTCACGGCGCGTTGTCTCGGGGCGGCAGCGCTCTCCTCGGTGTGATCCTCGGGACAGTCCCCCCGGCCGTCGTCGCGTACGGACTGACGCGATCGCAGCCGTCGACGCTCGGCGTCGCCGCCGGGGCGGGATTCGTTCTGCTCGCGACGGCCGGAACGTCCGCGCTGCTCGCCGGTGACGGCCGCTCCCTCGGCTCTCCCGCCCGGCGACGCGTCCTCGGAGCCGTCGGCTCGGCGATCGGCGTGAGCGGGCTCGCCTTCTTCGTTCGGGGTACCGGCGAGGAGTCGTTCCCGTCGCCCCTCGAGATCCCCGAGGACGCCCGTCCCGAGGTCCGAGAGCTGCTCACGCGGGCGAAAGAGCAGTCGTTCGGTGTCGAGGGGCTCGAGCCGCTGGTCAGCACGAATTTCTATCAGGTGGACATCGGTAACGTCGATCCCGACGTCGATCGCAGGGAGTGGTCGCTCTCGATCACGGGGGCCGTCGAGGAGGAGAGAGAGTACGACTTCGCGGACATCGAGGCCATGCCCCTCGAGGATCGCTTCGTCACGCTGCGCTGCGTCGGGGATCAACTGAACGGGCGACAGTTGGACACCGCTCTCTGGAGCGGCGTGCCCGTTCGATCGCTGCTCGAGGCGGCGGGCCCCGAGGGCAACTACGTCGTCCTCCGCGGGGCCGACAGCTACTACAACGAGTTCCCGATCGAGGCGCTGTGGCCGGGACTGTTGGCGTACCGGATGAACGGCCGCCCGCTGCCGCGGGCGCACGGTGCGCCGCTTCGCGCGCTCGTTCCGGGCCACTGGGGCGAGATCAACGTGAAGTGGCTGACCGAGATCGAGGTACGCACTGAAGAGACGATGGGCTACTGGGAACACCGCGGCTGGCACGGCACCGGCCCGGTTCACACCGTGGCCAAACTCTGGCAGGTCAACCACCTCGGCAGCGGCCGCATCGAGGTGGCGGGCCACGCCTACGCCGGTACCAGGGGCATCAGTGCCGTCGAGGTATCGACCGACGGGGGCGACACGTGGGTCGAGGCCGAGTTATCCGACCCGCTTCCGGGCGACGACGTTTGGCGCCAGTGGCGCTACGAGTACGGAGCGGCGGGAAGACACGAGGTGATCGTTCGAGCCCGCGACGGCAACGGGAGCCTCCAGATCCCAGACGAGGACGGCCCGAAGCCCGACGGCGCCACCGGCTGGGTGTCCGAAACCGTACGGCCGGGCTGA